A genomic segment from Tachysurus fulvidraco isolate hzauxx_2018 chromosome 21, HZAU_PFXX_2.0, whole genome shotgun sequence encodes:
- the mrps17 gene encoding 28S ribosomal protein S17, mitochondrial has protein sequence MSVKQASVHAKWIIGRVIGTKMRKTTKVRVTRLVLDPYLLKFYNKRKTYFAHDALEQCTVGDIVLLKALPERRTKHVRHELAEIVFKVGAVVDPLTGKKVAGPTYLEPLTDSTENPEASLTEKLQQMNISASAPPLNA, from the exons ATGTCTGTGAAACAAGCCTCGGTTCATGCTAAATGGATCATTGGGCGAGTCATTGGGACCAAGATGAGGAAAACAACAAAAGTTCGTGTTACTAGACTGGTCCTAGATCCTTATTTACTCAAG TTTTACAACAAAAGGAAGACGTACTTCGCCCATGATGCTTTGGAGCAGTGCACAGTTGGGGACATCGTACTGCTGAAGGCTTTACCGGAAAGGCGAACCAAACATGTCAGGCATGAACTGGCGGAGATTGTGTTTAAAGTCGGGGCCGTGGTCGATCCCTTGACTGGCAAGAAAGTTGCAGGTCCGACGTATCTGGAGCCTCTCACTGACTCCACGGAAAACCCAGAGGCGTCTTTAACAGAAAAATTACAACAGATGAACATTTCTGCTTCTGCTCCACCACTTAACGCTTAA